Proteins from a genomic interval of Rosa chinensis cultivar Old Blush chromosome 2, RchiOBHm-V2, whole genome shotgun sequence:
- the LOC112190279 gene encoding heme oxygenase 1, chloroplastic — protein sequence MASLTPISQSQSLFNKTQFLANPSLGSDFLPKKISVSFPKMTTRFPMKAAAAGVVSATTAEMPKKRYPGEAKGFVEEMRFVAMKLHTRDQAKEGEKEVKEPQERPVAKWDPTLDGYLRFLVDSKLVYDTLEGIVDKAPFPSYAEFRDTGLERSEKLAKDLEWFKEQGHAIPEPSAPGVTYAEYLKELSEKDPQAFLCHFYNIYFAHSAGGRMIGKKVAEMILDKKDLEFYKWDGELSQLLQNVREKLNKVAESWTREEKNHCLEETEKSFKHSGEILRLILS from the exons ATGGCTTCTTTAACCCCAATTTCGCAGTCACAGTCCCTTTTTAACAAGACCCAGTTCCTCGCTAACCCCAGTTTAGGGTCTGATTTTTTGCCCAAGAAAATCTCCGTTTCGTTTCCCAAGATGACCACTAGGTTTCCCATGAAGGCGGCTGCCGCCGGAGTTGTGTCGGCGACGACGGCGGAGATGCCGAAGAAGAGGTACCCCGGAGAGGCAAAAGGGTTTGTGGAGGAGATGAGGTTTGTGGCAATGAAGTTGCATACTAGGGACCAGGCTAAGGAGGGTGAGAAGGAGGTCAAGGAGCCTCAGGAGAGGCCGGTGGCCAAGTGGGACCCGACGCTTGATGGGTACTTGAGGTTTCTTGTGGATAGCAAGTTGGTGTATGACACCCTTGAGGGGATTGTCGACAAGGCTCCCTTCCCTTCTT ATGCTGAGTTTAGAGATACTGGATTGGAAAGGTCCGAAAAGTTGGCAAAAGATTTGGAGTGGTTCAAGGAGCAAGGCCATGCCATACCAGAACCTTCTGCTCCTGGTGTAACCTATGCTGAGTATCTTAAGGAACTGTCAGAGAAGGATCCTCAAGCATTTCTCTGCCACTTCTACAATATATACTTTGCTCATTCAGCTGGTGGACGAATGATTGGGAAAAAG GTGGCTGAAATGATCCTCGACAAGAAAGATTTGGAATTCTATAAATGGGATGGTGAACTTTCCCAATTGTTGCAGAATGTGAGGGAGAAATTGAACAAAGTTGCAGAG AGCTGGACGAGGGAGGAGAAGAACCATTGCTTGGAAGAAACAGAGAAATCATTCAAACATTCAGGGGAAATTCTCCGTCTAATATTGTCATGA
- the LOC112190587 gene encoding protein BUNDLE SHEATH DEFECTIVE 2, chloroplastic — protein MATSSLCLAPVCSFKSSNKPGVLIGNLGGGKVLRVNEAFQNSKAAKTQSWEIKATDGNQTTKRNSIVCADCEGNGAIACSQCKGTGVNSVDHFNGQFKAGGLCWLCRGKREILCGDCNGAGFIGGFMSTLDS, from the exons ATGGCAACTTCTTCTCTTTGTTTAGCACCAGTTTGTTCATTCAAGTCCTCAAACAAAccag GAGTGTtgattggaaatttgggtggTGGTAAGGTTCTTCGGGTGAATGAAGCATTTCAGAACTCAAAAGCTGCAAAGACTCAATCTTGGGAGATCAAG GCAACAGATGGTAATCAAACCACCAAAAGAAATAGCATAGTCTGTGCTGATTGTGAAGGAAATG GTGCTATAGCGTGTTCTCAGTGCAAAGGTACTGGAGTTAATTCTGTAGACCACTTCAACGGACAGTTCAAAGCTGGTGGGCTATGTTGGCTTTGCAG AGGTAAAAGGGAGATTCTGTGTGGAGATTGCAATGGTGCTGGGTTCATTGGAGGATTCATGAGCACACTGGATTCCTAG
- the LOC112190586 gene encoding uncharacterized protein LOC112190586, producing the protein MASALLSAPCFLSPKNKELGGFVSSFRSLNNGNLLHNHSLLRKKYGGSLVVTSVFGRKVKTTRETVIPEPDYRIPIVLLGLSGGLAYTNNLLPAAPVGLLGLLLLFQTTRVRFVFDEEALEVKVGEELENSGENVFVGGKNRWKYSSFVNWELWWPNFPILVYFKETQTKPEGQVHFFPVIFNGKQLYDIMVERAGPSQTSGPK; encoded by the exons ATGGCAAGCGCTCTCTTGTCAGCTCCTTGTTTTCTCTCTCCAAAAA ATAAAGAACTTGGTGGGTTTGTAAGCAGCTTCAGGAGTCTTAATAATGGCAATCTATTACATAATCATAGTTTGCTGAGGAAAAAGTATGGTGGCTCACTTGTGGTGACCTCAGTG TTTGGAAGGAAAGTCAAGACCACCAGAGAGACTGTGATACCTGAGCCGGATTACCGGATTCCAATTGTGTTACTAG GTCTATCCGGTGGATTAGCCTATACAAACAATCTTTTACCAGCTGCGCCTGTTGGTCTCCTTGGATTACTCCTATTGTTTCAG ACTACTAGAGTTAGATTTGTCTTCGATGAAGAGGCTCTG GAAGTAAAAGTAGGGGAGGAGCTTGAGAATTCGGGTGAAAATGTCTTCGTGGGTGGTAAAAACCGTTGGAA ATACTCATCATTTGTGAACTGGGAGCTTTGGTGGCCAAATTTCCCTATTCTGGTGTATTTCAAAGAGACGCAAACAAAACCTGAAGGGCAAGTGCATTTCTTTCCGGTGATATTT AATGGGAAGCAACTTTATGATATCATGGTGGAGAGAGCTGGCCCTTCCCAAACTAGTGGACCAAAATAA
- the LOC112190095 gene encoding probable rhamnogalacturonate lyase B — protein sequence MRNSGGWILGTLLFLGGFFFVHVAASSPRSHRQLAQDAVEIKMVKNGVVLDNKLVQLTFSNPGGDVIGIRYAGIDNLLAINNKEGDRGYWDVVWNYPGEAKNTQYRLQGTQFKVITERPDQVEVSFITTYNANSGVTAPVNVDRRYIMQQGRSGFYTYAIFERLEGWPGGDMETVRVAYKLHQAKFRYMALSDTRQRFMPTADDRARGRPLAFKEAVLLNNETSSPGLEGEVDDKYQYSAEDKDIKVHGWISIDDQSPPVGFWMITPSDEFRIGGPFKQDLTSHVGPTSLTVFAAHHYVGKDVGLTFQEGEVWKKVFGPVFIYLNSAARNTADSPSTIRTLWNNAKDQMLEEVKSWPYNFISSPDFPSSDQRGSVSGQLLVHDRYIESLPRTSFAYVGLAAPGEVGSWQRESKGYQFWTQTDEKGYFLIENIRPGNYNLYASVPGIVGDYKYEVDITIEPGSKIQLASITYKPPRTGPTLWEIGIPDRTAAEFYIPDPYPTLTNKLYKGSRLDKFRQYGLWARYYERYPNNDLIYRVGANNYTEDWFYAQVTRSVGNGRHVGTTWQIQFELKNVVNPGNYTLQLALASATYAELQVRVNNLNAKPPLFSTGLIGDDNAIARLGIHGLYRLWSIDVPSTLLREGSNTIYLTQSRDGYSPFQGVMYDYIRLEGPSEKP from the coding sequence ATGAGGAATTCAGGTGGGTGGATTCTGGGGACGTTATTATTTTTGGGTggttttttctttgttcatgtTGCGGCAAGTTCACCGAGAAGTCATCGACAACTGGCGCAAGATGCGGTCGAGATCAAGATGGTAAAAAATGGAGTTGTGTTGGACAATAAGCTTGTTCAACTGACTTTTTCTAATCCTGGTGGGGATGTTATTGGAATAAGGTATGCAGGAATTGACAACTTACTTGCAATTAACAACAAGGAAGGTGATAGAGGGTACTGGGATGTGGTTTGGAATTACCCGGGAGAGGCGAAAAACACACAATACAGACTACAAGGAACACAATTTAAAGTAATCACGGAGAGGCCAGACCAAGTAGAAGTTTCTTTCATCACCACATACAATGCCAACTCCGGTGTGACAGCTCCGGTGAATGTTGACAGAAGATACATAATGCAGCAAGGACGTTCCGGGTTCTATACCTATGCCATCTTCGAGCGCCTTGAAGGGTGGCCAGGAGGGGACATGGAGACAGTAAGAGTGGCTTACAAGCTTCATCAAGCCAAGTTTCGATATATGGCGCTATCGGACACTAGGCAAAGGTTCATGCCAACAGCCGATGACCGAGCACGTGGTAGACCACTTGCATTCAAAGAAGCGGTTCTACTGAACAATGAGACGAGCAGTCCTGGACTTGAAGGGGAGGTGGATGATAAGTATCAGTACTCGGCCGAGGACAAAGATATCAAGGTGCATGGTTGGATTTCTATTGATGACCAATCTCCACCGGTGGGATTTTGGATGATCACACCTAGTGATGAGTTTCGTATAGGTGGTCCTTTCAAGCAGGACCTCACCTCTCACGTTGGACCAACTTCCCTAACTGTGTTTGCTGCTCATCATTATGTTGGTAAAGATGTTGGGCTGACATTCCAAGAGGGTGAGGTATGGAAAAAGGTTTTCGGACCTGTCTTTATCTATCTTAACTCGGCAGCACGAAACACAGCTGATAGTCCTTCAACGATCCGTACACTATGGAACAATGCCAAAGATCAAATGCTTGAAGAAGTCAAAAGTTGGCCATACAATTTCATTAGTTCTCCCGACTTTCCTTCTTCGGATCAACGTGGATCAGTTTCGGGCCAGTTACTAGTACATGATCGATACATTGAAAGTCTTCCAAGGACAAGTTTTGCTTACGTAGGATTGGCTGCACCCGGAGAAGTTGGATCATGGCAAAGGGAAAGCAAGGGATACCAATTTTGGACTCAAACCGATGAAAAAGGCTATTTCCTCATTGAAAATATTAGACCCGGTAACTATAATTTGTATGCATCTGTTCCAGGGATAGTTGGAGACTACAAATATGAGGTTGACATTACAATTGAACCAGGAAGTAAAATCCAATTGGCTAGTATTACTTACAAACCTCCTAGAACCGGTCCTACATTGTGGGAAATTGGCATTCCTGATCGCACAGCTGCAGAGTTCTACATACCGGATCCATATCCAACTCTCACGAACAAGTTGTACAAGGGGAGTCGGTTGGACAAGTTTAGGCAGTACGGGTTGTGGGCACGTTATTATGAGCGTTACCCTAACAATGACCTCATCTACCGTGTTGGTGCTAACAATTACACTGAGGATTGGTTTTATGCTCAAGTGACTAGAAGTGTAGGAAATGGCCGGCATGTAGGAACTACATGGCAGATACAGTTTGAACTCAAGAATGTGGTCAATCCCGGAAACTACACACTTCAACTGGCCTTGGCATCAGCCACTTATGCAGAATTGCAAGTTCGGGTTAACAATTTGAATGCCAAGCCACCTCTTTTTTCGACAGGGCTAATAGGCGACGACAATGCTATAGCAAGACTTGGAATTCATGGCTTATACAGGTTATGGAGTATTGATGTACCAAGCACTCTACTACGCGAAGGAAGCAACACCATCTATCTTACTCAGTCCAGAGATGGCTATTCACCTTTCCAAGGAGTCATGTATGATTATATAAGACTAGAAGGACCTTCTGAGAAACCATAA
- the LOC112190812 gene encoding uncharacterized protein LOC112190812, with product MANAWKREKPIRPIFLFCSATLFLIFFLFFLSFRPFQNPSLLNPNPIIQTHLNPNPIRGPIQPFNCDLCPQSHPVIANVVEGLQYPFLYSLADLGKLPEKPHKNIVRMLKGKPFRRPDISETIQEVLGRFRSAGKDNGLVVDVGGNVGIASFAAAVMGFRVFAFEPVLENLQRICDGIYLNRVRDLVTVFEAAASDRLGNITFHKLVGRLDNSAVSATGAKLAFKSNEEIAVQVRTVPLDDVIPEFEPVLVLKIDVQGWEYHVLKGAKKLLSRAASEAPYLIYEEDERLLEASNSSKVEIRKFLSSVGYRHCTQHGTDAHCTKEG from the exons ATGGCCAATGCTTGGAAACGAGAGAAACCCATCAGACCCATCTTTCTTTTCTGCTCCGCCACTctcttcctcatcttcttcctcttcttcctcagctTCCGCCCCTTTCAAAACCCTAGcctcctaaaccctaaccccatAATCCAAACCCacctaaacccaaacccaatccGCGGCCCAATCCAACCTTTCAACTGCGATCTATGCCCCCAATCTCACCCAGTAATCGCCAACGTCGTCGAGGGTCTCCAGTACCCTTTCCTCTACTCGCTCGCCGATTTGGGGAAACTGCCGGAGAAGCCCCACAAGAACATTGTGAGAATGCTGAAGGGGAAGCCTTTCCGGCGACCCGACATTTCGGAGACGATTCAGGAGGTCTTGGGGAGGTTCAGGAGTGCAGGGAAGGACAATGGGCTTGTAGTCGACGTCGGCGGCAATGTGGGCATTGCCAGCTTCGCCGCCGCAGTGATGGGCTTTCGGGTTTTTGCTTTCGAGCCGGTTTTGGAGAATCTGCAGAGGATTTGCGATGGGATTTACTTGAATCGTGTTAGGGATTTGGTCACTGTGTTTGAGGCCGCTGCGTCGGACCGCCTCGGCAATATTACCTTCCATAAG TTGGTTGGTCGTCTGGACAATAGTGCTGTTTCAGCCACTGGTGCAAAGTTGGCTTTTAAGTCTAATGAAGAGATAGCAGTTCAAGTAAGGACTGTCCCTCTTGATGATGTAATTCCAGAATTTGAACCTGTTCTTGTGCTCAAGATTGATGTTCAAGGCTGGGAATATCATGTGCTGAAAGGAGCTAAGAAGTTACTATCAAGAGCTGCAAGTGAAGCACCATATCTCATTTATGAGGAAGACGAGCGTTTGTTGGAAGCCAGTAATAGCAGTAAAGTAGAGATCCGAAAGTTCCTCTCTAGTGTGGGTTACCGTCACTGCACGCAGCATGGCACAGATGCACACTGCACCAAGGAGGGTTAA